CTGGGGTTCCCATTGCAAACTCTCCTTTTGGGAGTACCCAGAAATAATTATGGAAGGTAGTGCTGAGTTTTAGGGGTTTTCATTTAATCTgtgtccctggctggagcagttTGCAGTCAGTGATGGCttcagctggtgctgctctgagggGTTAGTCGAAATAAAGTGAAACCCTTTTCATGACATTAAGGGACTGTATGtgggcagagctccaggagagacACTCTGAAGTGCTAATTGAGTTAACATTTGTCTGAAACGCCAGCCACTAATTCCAATCCACACTTCACTGCATTGCAGGGCTTGTAAAATGACTTTGCAGTTACTCAAACCTGCCAGTTTGATGAAACAACCAAGATTTTGTAGAATTGAAACCGTGCTGCTCAGTCTGAGTCTTAGGTTGCCTACCACAAGAATCGTTTAGAAACTTCCTGATCATGTAGAGATCCTGTTTTGGAGAGGTGGCCAAGGCTGCACAGTAATTTACTGTGATTGCACTTGGACTTCAGGAGGCTTAGCTGTGGTGTATGTTTTGATTGTCTGCTTGTGCTGAAGCTCCTAGCTGTGTTAAAATAGGCTGGTCACTCTTGCAAGTGTTAAAATCAGGTTAATGTTCTCCTGTGAGTTTGCTTTCTAcgtaaaaataaattatttttgtttcttctttagGAAAGTGGTTCTtagattttgaatttttatgctAAAACGTTAAACTGAGGAAATATGTGGTTACTAAAGTTGTAAAAATAATCCCTCTGAAAGGCTCTTGGGAATTcatactgctttaaaaatacagttttcctaCTAAACTTTAGAAGGCTGTATGTGGCATTGTATGGCTGACTAAAATATTAGTTAAGCATCTCTCTCTTGGGACTTGTTTGGTCATGCCCTACACCTGAGTCAGGGCAAATATGGATATTTACCATTCCATCACATTTCTGGGAACTGGATCCTTTTCTGGAGCAGTAAGAAATGACATGCATATactcagttttttattttagttttaggAATGGCCTAAATTATCTTTTGAAGACTTTCCAGACCACCCCGTGTTACAGCCATAACTCATTATTtgtaaatgtttgtttttaaaagcagcagtgctttTCAAAAGAACCTCACCAATGTGTTTCTCAAAGCATGGAGCAAATCTTGGAATAGATTGAAACTTGCACAATAAAAAGGCTGTTGAAACTAATTTTTCATAACTAGGTGGTTTCATTGTtcatttggatatttttaagacaaaatttttAGTGTGTCCTACTCAAATAAAGGCATAGATATGTGAAAACTTCTTTCGTATCAGCTTATAAAATGTCACTGACTTGTAAGAAGTCAGTGAACTATAAGAACTATTAAGAGTTAAAAATACATTGCTGAAATCAAAACTTTGatatttgaaaatacttcaaataaactctatatttttttctacttgacTGTTCAAGACTGACATCTCCAACATGAACAACTGCCTTGAGAATTAACTTCTACAAGCAGTATTATTTAGATCCTGGGCTTGGTTCTCTCATTTTAATATGTCCATTGCATCTCATTCAATCCTGAAAGGGGTAAAATAGGCAAGTAACACTTTATGTGAGCTGACAGATGTTTTGAATAATCAGGCAGCTTTAAAGGTGAGTCTGTTAGACATTCTCATTACACATACACTTCAGTGCTTTCCAGAGGTGAGAGGATAGGGGTAGAAGGGGAGGTGGTGGTAGGAAAGGGCAGGATATTATCTCTGTTATTTTTACTAAATGAAGTAAATTTCTCCATGCTTGCCTTCTCATATGTTTTATGAGAAGCTGCAGTTTGTCATTGCTGCAGTGAAACTGCAGTtaggtttgattttgttttttattaaatcgTGGGCAGAAGTTCACTTTTCTGTGAAGGGAAAGAAGCAGGAAATGTCAGTGAATGAGCTCAAGCTGTTTATAACTGTGTGTGCTTTATTTAGACTATGGTATATAATGTGGGAGTGTGGGAACCTGAATTGTGACTGACGCCAGTAGAGcactctgagctgctgctggggctgattTCTGCACTCTGACGTTTGTTTGCAGAATGCAGGGGTCAGGTGTGCTTTCGGTTTTGCTTGGCTTTGTTTTCTCATGGTTAAccattcaggggaaaaaatctgtaaatctgTAAGCCACAATCCCTCACATTTGTTCTTCATTTATGTACAGTGCTAATTATCATTTAATATGAATATGTTTTTTCCCAAGTATTTTAGAGTCCTTTAGGCAGATTCATCAGATGCAAGCAAacaaatgaagtaatttttgtcTAAGAAGGGAGTTAGCACACTGCAAGAGAACCTTTATACAGTGCCTGGACTGTCTTGTCTCCTGAAGGTTAAAAAGTTCACTGAGTGAAATATGTTGAGCCCTATTCTGACTTCACTTGACTGTCATCTGTTAGTGGCAACCTTCCTGCACCTCTTTCTCAATAGAGGGATATCACTTAAATGCTCAAGAAGTGCTCAGGCCAGTACTCCTTGGGCAGTAAAAAGACATTACTACAGTAAGGTAGTGACtgtccatgcagaaattccGAAAGAATATTGCTAGTTTTGATTGTCAATAAAAAtagttagaaaaaaatttctttttgaagaacTGCAGTGTTGAAAGAGAATGTTGATGACATGAATTGCAAGTTCACAGCACTTACTGTAAATATCTCCCTACTTAGTGCTGTTCCAAGATATTAGCCTGCATGAGCCCAAGAACTGGCAGGAAAATTATCTGCTGTGAAGTAGGTGATAAAAATGCCTGCCAGTAATCAGTTGTTACACTCCTTAAAGAACTGTGAGAAGAGCTAACTCCTCTCTGTTATTTTCCTTGCTGGCTGTGTCTGAAAGCTTGTAATTTTGGTCTGCAGCAATCAGTGTTTCAGTGGGTAGGACTGGGTCCCAGTGTTTGCATACAAACACAGAATTGTAATGTGTACACCTGACACACCTGCACTTCAAACATGTGTCTCCATTTAACTCTTCAAAAGATGGGTCCAAAATGTCCTTGTGGTCATGgttgtgtccttttgccaaagACACGAGTGATCCAAATGCACAGGGTGTCTCTAAAACTTGGTGAGGACATGGTGTGTTGGTTTTTTAGCTTTGCTTTTGTTGCATTCCTTATTAAAGATAACAAATATGAGATAATCTGCTTCATTGAGcagaaaactttattaaaaataaacaaatggaGCCCATGGTCAGTGTTTTTATCTGTTGATGGCCAGCTTGGCTGCAGATGGGcttgtgctgttttctctcctcATATCAGAAATGAATTTAGTCCTGAAGAAGCTGTACCAGTTTCCTGCTGTTCTCAGTAATTTACGATGAGTAAATATTTCCTCCACTTTATCTCAAATTTTCTGGTATCTTTGGTTCTGCCCAGCCTTTGCTAAAGTTCTAAGAAGTTCACTGTCTGTACTTTGTCATCCTTAATCTCTTTGCTTGACACAAGAATTCCTTTCCTTAGCATAGTTCACTAGAAAAAAGTAGGTTTTCCTTTACTGGGGAAAAGCCTGAGGAAGAACTTGAAGACTCCTTTACTTTGAGACTGTTTCTAGAGAATAACTGTGTTATGGAAGTAATGTCAACTTCCCTAGTGAGAGAGCTCTATCAGGGTTGATCCAGAAGTGGAAActaagaggaaagaaaaagctattGGCTGCTCCACAAGTATCAGAAATTGCAGTTGGCATTTCTTGTCCTGCAGTTTCTGAAGGTGTCTGTAGTTTGTCACAGGTGTTCTTGCTGTTTCTTGTGAACATTAGAATCAGGATGGATATTTCAGTGTATGAATCTATTGAATGCaattctctgtgttttcttctcttgaaattgcatttgtgttttgctttttacaCGAGGCTtgaaagaaatgggattttttggatggTGATGAGCTGGCTGTGCACTTACTGTGCTGAAGTGAAGCTAATGCTTACAAGGATGAGAGGGCACTTAAATCTGGGTGTTTAGGAGTGCATGTTTAGGTCAGTATCTCAAAAATGTTCTGTGCAAATAAATCTGGGCAAAACATGCATGCGTTCCTCAACACATTATTTTCATCTTTACATCCTGTGGTTGTGTTGCAGTAATCCATGTATTTTCCTGGCAGTGTTTCTGACATGGTTCCTGTGACTTCAGGAGGTTGCAGCAGTTCCTGCTTCCTGTTTTAGATATACATGCTCAGCTGCAGTGTGTGTGGACAAGCCAGAGCATCCTATTCAGTACTTCTTGATTGTATCCATAGTGCTGTATTTAGTGCTTCACAAAATCAGTGCTCAAGTCAGATACAGTTACGGTTTCATAAAATCactgttttgaaagaaatttaactcaaactttttcttctgagttttactgaaacagaataaaattgaTGCAACCTCTCTTAAGGGGAAAGGATGCATTTTAAATTGAGCCTTTTTATTTGTCAGTGCTTGTGTTCAGACAGCACTCAGCTTACTAAGGGTTAAGTTGCTCTAGAAGACACTGAGGTGAGACCTCTCAAATTTTGGCTGGGGTAAAGCATTTTGCAATTCTTCTTGTCAGTGATTTAACCTTCCAGTGCCACTAATACATGCAATTTTCACATTTGGTGGGTGTTTAATAACCAAGTGAAAATTGCTGGATGCTATGGGGATATGTCATTTTGTTTAAAGCTGTTAATAGGAAactgagctgggaaaaaaacaaagagaactCTGTTGCCAAAATCTCTACCAACATGCAAAAACAGGATGGATGCAAAACCAGCTCTCTGGTCCTTATTTTAGTGCTGGTTGTTTGTTAAAACTGACTTCCTGCAATTGTTCCCAAAACTGATGCATGttgtattttttaagaaatagaGTGCTGGAGACTTTGGCTTCTATGGAAGATGGGCTTTATTGATTTCAGACAGTAGGAAACAGATCATTTCATTTAGCACTTTAAAGGGAATTGTCACTGGCTTTGCTGTGATACCTTTTCTCCCCTGGGTGGTAAATAGAACTTGTAAATCTTCCAGAGGTAACTGGTTTTGTCTGCCTCCATCGTTTGGTGCTCATCCTAGAAGTCAAAGCTGTTGTAATCTCTGGTCTTCCCATAATAAATTTGTGAGTTTTAGGCAGTATTTCTGTATCCCATAATGTAGGCTGGCATACTTCTTGTTGCTGTGAAGTCAGAATTTCAGTTCTTCCTAATTGTGTGAAACAGGGATTCTAAAATACCTGTTTACAGATGCCAAGAATCTGCTCAGTGCTGAGATAGTCTTGAGTTTGGGACTGTGAGGTCTTAGGGAATGTGGGAAGAACTTGCTGTCACCATGAAAGCTGGGATGCTTCATTGTGGGCATGCTCTGAACCTGTGTGTTCACTAAAACCGCAACAGTCAGCATCAGGCTAAAATGAGAGGGACCGAAGACCCCTTGTAAGGGGTGGTTCAGCTTCCCCTGGCTTGGCAGACCTGAcccctcctccagcactgctttgcACAGTTGTTTCTTAGTCCAGTAAGTACTGAGAGATTGGAGGTGGAACAATGTGTTTGTGCAGGTTTGGTTCAGGAGTGACTCTTACCAATTCTGGTCTCTTTTGCAGTTTTGGAACCGTTATTGCCATTGGAGTTACTGTTTTTGCAGTAATTGTCATTACTATTATTCTGTGCCTcacctgttcctgctgctgtctgtaCAAAGCATGTCGAAGACCACGGCGTAAGTAGCTCTAgatctattttttaattttttcacgTCTTTGAAGAGGATTTTGTTTTAGTACCTTCTGGAAAATTGTGTTTCTATAAGAGATGAAAATACTCTACTCAGAAGTTGCAATacctaaatattaaaaataagcatttaaaCCACTTCAGAATGTGAAATTGCAGAGAGGTgttttggaatattttctgaacATTTAGAAGTTCCATCCCACCATGTGGGGAGGCGGTCTGGgagttgtttggggtttttgtttagGGACCACCAGCACTAACCATGTTCCTTTTCCTTGCCTGTAGCTGTGGTGACCACTGCCACCACGACAGTGGTTCACTCTGCCTatccccagcagccagcagtgccacccagCTACCCAGCAGCTCCATATCAAGGCTACCAGCCCGTGGCTATCCAGCCCCAGCCGGGGATGCCGGTGGCTCCCTACCCTGCACAGTACCCTCCCCCTTACCCCATGCagcccccgggacccccagcTTACCATGAAACTGTGGCAGGTAAGGCAGCACCAAGTGCTTCTTCATCTCCTAAAAAGCTAAAGGGGCAGTTGCTCTGGAGAAAATCTTGTGTTATTTACAGTTACTCTTTTCTATGGCTATGTGAATACAAATGTCAACAAATTACGTAAAACTCAATGGTGCGTGCTGTTATTCACCCTTGGTGGAAATTTCCCTATCAGTGTTTCTGTGCTAAGCACTGCCAGAGGAGGTGTGAGCTGGAGCTGTACTGGCAAAGTTTGGCAATGTGTGGGACTGTCAGCAGATCCAGTTGAACATTTTACTAATTCAGCTGACATTTAGTATTGAAATCAAAGCCATacatatatgtacacatatatatacatatatatgtatatgtgaaTTGAACATTTCCACATTCCCTTTCTAATCTAGTATTTGCTACCTCTATTCTGTAAGAGCatggacaagggggaatggattcaaactaAAAGACAGCAAGTTTAATTTGGTTATtgggaaaaattgttttctgtgaggtttgtgaggccctggcacaagTTGGTCAGAGAAGCTATGGACACATCTctagaagtgtccaaggccagtttggatggagctctgaacAGCCTGGTCTCATGACAAAGGGGTTGGAAGGGGAAGTCTGTTGACAACTTGCCGTTAGAATTATCAGAAgctttttccttcagctgtcCTTCTTTCACAGCATTGTTTTAATGCAGCCTTATTGTTGCAATGACTAATTCCCACTTCTGCTGGTAATAGCTGTTTTCTGAACAAGTGGCTGCAGACTGCTCAGAGGGGCCAAAACCAGGCTGTTAGCTGTAGGATATTCAAGCCCTCTTACAAACCTCACTGTTCATCCTTTTAAGTAACAAAGTATAGTCCTGACTAGTAGATAATGCTCTTAGAAAGTCACTTCCAGGACAACTCGAATATAAAATGGCTTTTCATGGTGTGAAAGATTCACAAAGAGTTAGAAATTGTATGTTAATCATGTGCAAGCCAGCCCCACATCTGAGAACTCTGACTTGGCAAGACCAttgactttatttttctgttataaatGCCAAAGAAGCTGTGGGTTTTATGTGATTATGCCAAACTGCTTTGGCTTCATCTTTTTCATATGAGGGAGCCAATAAATTAGTCATTTCACTTCTCTCTGGCTTCTCAGGCTGTTGCtggtttgttaatttttaaaacagttgttttgttttttttctgggaacaTATCAAAGCActttccatgttggcagctgAAAATGCCTCACAGtgagagctctttccttcctttctccttcctgttAACCGAGGAGCAGGCTGTTAATTAGGTCACATGCCAGGGGAGAATACCTGCACTGCCACACAGGAGTCAAACCCACTCACTTTACAAGATCAACAGAAGATAGCCACACTTGCACTTTCCAGGGATCTGATCAGGTGCTACTTGAACAAACTTGTGCTGTTTCACAGAGCTGAAAATGAAGATGCCACTTTGAGAGCAGCTTTTCTCATAATAGCAGAAAATAAGGATCTCTTCCAAGGGATACACATATACAAGTCAAACTCTTTCATGTGCTCAGAAGTGGTGGGatactttttcccttttactttacattcttaattaattttttgacACTTAGCAGGAAGGCATTTTCCCTGAAGGAATCCTAAGATGATTTCTCTattccttttacttttttctcagCACACTGTCAGGTATATCCTTGTGTATGTGCACCCCTGACTTCCACTGGCTCTTTTTTTGAGCCAgatctgttcctttttttaGATTCTCCCCTGAAGGCTACTTATGTACACTCAGCATCCAAGAACCCCTAAAACCAACATGAATAAAGGTTTTTGTGATCTTACTTCTGAAATGCAGATGTTTTATGAGTGAACACAAGCTGTTTTCAAGTCCAGTTAAGATACTGGCTAAGTTATGCCTCTTAACCATGTGCTCAAAACAGAAACTGCCATTTTATATGTAGAATTCAGAATGTACATTTTtacaaatctgtttttttttcttgtgttttgcttttgcagttGGTGATGGAGCCCCTTACCCCACCCAGCCCCCTTACAACCCTGCTTACATGGATCCTCAGAAGCCCACCTATTGAAAAGCTCTTCTACTGTGCTTCTGCAtacaaaacttttcaaaatataatttgttttgtttacacCATGCACCTGTACTATATTTTTCTGGAAGACAACAATCTTTTGTCTAAGTAGAGTGGAAATCAATTCagtatcttcttttttttaatgctccaGGGAAGGAGTATTTTTCTTGCAGAAGTTAATTTATACCTCAAGCAAATATAAAAAGAGTTTTTGCTCTAGATACGATGAGAGAAGTGTGAGCTACAGAACCACAATACCATTTGCTGTGCAATAATCTTGAGAGGAATGGTCTAATATGAGCATTGTCAAATACCCAAAGCTGTAGCAATCTTTTGCACagtattaaaatgtaaaaacctAACCTCTAAGAAACTACCTGATACATGTTACGTAAGTTCTGCCTGTTTTGAAGCTACTATTGTTAGGTAAGCTATCATTTAATACATTTCATTTACCATTTCAAAgggaattttcctttcttacaACACTTTTACCTTTGGTAAGGGGTAGTAAACCATGTTTAATTGCCTTGTGAGCTAGTTCTAAATAGCACGAGTTGgttatttccttgttttctgtcCCAGTTTTAAGGTTTATAAGCTGTGCCTCCACTGGGTGTTATAGCTAGAAATTAATAGACTCTGCCACTTGATGGACCAAATAGATCAAAAGCTGAAACCCTGAAAATTCTTCATGAAAATTACTGGATGAGTATTTCTTGCTCAGGTAGTATTGGGCAAGCTTACTTCAGCTATCTGTTGTTGATGAGTTTGGAATTAAAATCAGCCCCTTAATCACATGTTAAGCAGAGGTACCTTGGCAGCATTCAGCCCTGCCTcttcacagagaagaaatttattttacagaagagATGGAATATCAGCAGAAGATTGGGATTTTGAAATGCTCAAGGTTTTCCCACAGGCTCTAGTGGGAATTGTAGGTGGCAGGAGGCTAAGAATTACAGACCTTTTATAAATCCAGGCTGCATTGGAATAAGAACATACTGGGTGAGGGGCCACAGTGAGCATTAAACCTCCCTTTTGTCTTCAACATTCCTATAaagctgagcagaaaatgagaagtcagggaaaggaaggatttGGTCACAGACAGGTAATGTCTTTttcatacatacatacataatGTGATGCTGTCAGTCATGAAACATCTTGAGATGTCTTTATGACTGTTAACACTGCTGGGGCTTGAGGCTTTATGAATCTTTAATTACTCAAACAAATAaggtggggttttatttttcattgtccTCAACAATTCTGTCTTTTCTAACATTGAAATGCAATTTGTTGTTAATCCTCATAGAACAATGTAGTTATTTGCATGTATCACTGTGACAGTGAAATGTaatcagtgaaataattttaacatatcttttacactgattttattttttaagagagGCCATTGAGCCATTTGTCCTGTGATTCTACATTTGGGGTATATTATTCTTTGGTGGCATTATTTTACCTCACAGAGTGGATGGAAGTTGCTGCTGTCAAAGGCAACCTTGTTCCTCTTCCTGATTTTTTGAGTCTATTTCTGCGTTATTCTGattctttgaaaagaaagtttTCAGGGCATTTCAGAAGAAACTTGTTGAAAGCTTTTACATTGGGGTTCATGACAATCTGGGCCCCTCTTACACCTCTCTGATGTTGAAGTTAATAGCATGAAACTGTGCCAAGAGGCACTTACAGAGCATGTATTCATATatcctgtgtctgtgtgttccTCCTCTTTCCTGCCTTGTCAGCTGAGAAATTGGGCAAAACTTTGTTACACTGTCAGGTGTTGCACGGGCACAACCAAAAAAGCTTGGTGTCCTGTATGG
This genomic interval from Catharus ustulatus isolate bCatUst1 chromosome 13, bCatUst1.pri.v2, whole genome shotgun sequence contains the following:
- the SHISA5 gene encoding protein shisa-5; translation: MALCRGVLGICLLRLLLLPAAVLGEDCPAYTGYFGEVRLAQPCPQFCCGTCLDRYCCSNPLLKFDEQKLQCNQRNERLSDIEDPVEALKKISENLRQLRESPSNNWMSDSQIFQDPDDLLDSPSSSFGTVIAIGVTVFAVIVITIILCLTCSCCCLYKACRRPRPVVTTATTTVVHSAYPQQPAVPPSYPAAPYQGYQPVAIQPQPGMPVAPYPAQYPPPYPMQPPGPPAYHETVAVGDGAPYPTQPPYNPAYMDPQKPTY